Proteins co-encoded in one Xiphophorus couchianus chromosome 16, X_couchianus-1.0, whole genome shotgun sequence genomic window:
- the csdc2b gene encoding cold shock domain-containing protein C2, with translation MADPSITSPSGTPLRSPNAPLTLSFPFPQEGSRVWQEGREPPLPRDLPSPLPTKRNRTYSATVRAHSGPVFKGTCKNFSRSQGHGFIQPSRGGEDIFVHISDIEGEYVPVEGDEVTYKVCRVPPKNIKVQAVEVKIIHLNPGTKHETWSGQIISS, from the exons ATGGCAGACCCCAGCATCACGTCTCCCTCCGGAACGCCCCTGCGCTCCCCCAACGCCCCGCTCACCCTCTCCTTCCCGTTCCCGCAGGAGGGCAGCAGGGTGTGGCAGGAAGGGAGGGAGCCCCCGCTTCCCCGCGACCTGCCCAGCCCGCTGCCGACCAAACGAAACCGCACCTACTCAGC TACGGTCCGCGCTCACTCAGGTCCAGTTTTCAAGGGCACTTGCAAGAACTTTTCCAGATCACAAGGCCACGGCTTCATCCAGCCGTCGCGCGGCGGAGAAGACATCTTCGTTCACATCTCAGA CATCGAGGGCGAGTACGTCCCCGTCGAGGGAGACGAGGTCACGTACAAGGTGTGCCGGGTTCCCCCTAAGAACATTAAGGTGCAGGCGGTGGAGGTGAAGATCATCCACCTCAACCCGGGGACGAAACACGAGACCTGGTCCGGACAGATCATCAGCTCGTAG